acaaaatatatactaaCAGAACATTCAACTTACATTATCTATCAGTTCATGATTTTGTCGAATGTCTATTCTTTCCCTTACCTTATTAACgagacaaaatataaaagtttacatAGAACAATACGAATATTGTAAAATCGCTCTGTCTTAAGAGGATTTAATAGCCATATTGGAACAATAAATAGTAAACAAgataaaacgtataattaaaCTCCtagatatttatcaaatttcttAAAGAGTAAATTTCGAGACAAATTTTGTTACgtcaatattaataacaataaataaataaatactctTGAGTATGTTCAAAAGTGATAAACTttcctaaaaataatttaataaacatccACATGTACGCACAAGAGCAAATTccctattaaaataatgatttcaaCATTAATGGCTACAGAGTTTATAAATGCAGTCATGTCCtttgctatatatattatttttagagatTGCACTGTTTAAGTAGATTAATAGTAAACTCCGGTCTCATTGAAAATGCAAAAGTGGCGATTTAGGAACGTTACTACCTCTATCAACTTTTGGCGGCTTATAGcgtcattaataaataaataactaaataaatgcAGATTCTGATTGCGTGCACTTTGTCACGACATTACCTCGATTAGGCGCATCCTTACACTTGACTTGGTCCAGGCGTTGCGTCTGGATTTTGCGATTGATTGAGAAATAATACGTTACTTGACTTAATCCTAGGTCCAGCCGCGAGCAACGAAGGAGATGGACTGATGCAAGGCGTTGAGCAATGGCTGTTGCTCAGTTCACATTGATCCAACAATTTCCAAAGTTCCTCTGGCGTAGGTCCACCGGAGGTATCTGTTGCTAAAAGACAtggaaattgtaaaaatctggcaataaattttaattgaacgAGATCAAATGCATCAATcacaaaaaatctttttaaaaattaatatagaattaacatttatcattaaagagataattgcaatgatttatatatataggccATTTCTTATCCATCGTCTTATCTAACgatctaaaaagaaattaatttcattataagaAAAGTtactgttatatatatatatatatatatattatatagaataaatatagTTTGCTTTCTAAAGGCCTTCTCaaatatatgatttatgttaattttctgCTGTACTTCCTACGGTATTTTACATATGTGAGTCATGCTCGTCGATTCCGTTACGTCACTACAACGGGAGAGAGTAACGTACCTTGAGTGGCATTGAAAGACGGATCCAATGCCGTTGTGAGATCCCACATTTGAATGGTGCCGTTAGAATGACCAGTGAATATGAAACGTCTGGGCCTTGAGCCCATGCGACTAGAACCTTCACACTCGTGCACATAGAATGAGCTTATAATGCTGCCGTCCACTGACTGTATTACGCAAACTCTTTTTCCATTTGACGCTAATCGCACAAACAACTGATCGGTTTCCGGTACGACTTTTTGTACGAACACTTGCTCGTCATCTTGTTCGCCGAATGGTcctacgtatattttattcaagtatTAAATGAACAAAGAAACTTTTGCagcttgaaaaatatttaacgaaaataaaaacatggaaataaaaactgttgtttaaaaataattgcagatTGGAGAAAGAATGGTGATAGTTAAGAGCTGCGATATTACAACGTACCAAAATCGTTGCCGGCATTATAGCTGACGCATGGATCAATTGCTTCCaaagaaacaattttgaaGCTTGCCTCTGGCGTTGATCCTGGTTGAGTGGAAATCATTCCGCGAAATCTGGTCACCGCCCAACTTCTGACGTGATTGTATTCCGAGCAAACCGACACTAAGTATTTTTCCGAGAGTGTTACCTGTAGCATAATTCGCACATAAATCAACGCgacattgtaatttaatatacaattttaatataaaactctGTTGGGTATATATTGATGCTGAACGTACTTTGGTTACGCTGCTCTGATGCACTGTGAACGTTTGGAATAGCTGCGGACCATGACCAACAGTTTCGGGATGTTGGACGATTACTCTGACACTTCCAGATTTCGTGCCATAGGCGATTTCTATCCAATTTCCGCAGAGACCTATATTGGGAGTAATGTACTCTTAGaagaatatgttttatattgtattaaccACCTGATACACTTTGAGAATTAGAACAAACATCACATATCATTATCTGTGTCATCATACACAtaacatttaacaatattatacatcaattgaaatctttatttcaaattaaatctgTATTTATCAAATTCAATACTGTACTGtgcataatttataagataaaattttaagtgtATCAGAGGATTAATTACTGATATAATAACTACAATAATgaaagattttgaaaatatagaCGTAACATGAGacgtaatatttaaacaacatATGTGCTCAGGtgagtattattaataaaaagtgatatgtatataatgtctTGAAGCTCACAATGCCTCATGCTGCACATTGCAACAATAAGCAGAAgctatttatgaaaaaaatataatgtaattataatggcattttataattaagcaATAACGTTTACGTGtgcagaaattaataattaatgttatttaaaaccaattttttcataggtttaatttaaaaaaagttaaaattaccTATAAATTTGTTACTACCAACGAAAAAAAGTACACAAGCAAAGATCCATATTTTCTATTACCTCCCTTTCCCCTCTCAGATGCTGGCATGGAACATATTACTATGAATAGAAAGAGCAAGCAAGCAGCTCTAACAGACAAATCTGGATTAACTGAATCTACTGCGTaaagtaatgtaaaaaaataaaaagagagaacatCGCGTTAGTACAACTGGAACGCATAAGGATAGCAGGGTTGTGCTAGTCTCTAATATCATTTCATAAGTGTTTCATACGAATTCGTACTTGGCATATAGAAAGAGACGTGTACCAGTTTGCGTTCAGATTCTACTAAAACAAATGTGCTTTGCGACAGGTACGCTTCTATGtgtataagtatttatttttatattctattatatataattatgcaaaaaaaatatataattatgcgcCAGTGCGTCGATGTAAAACTTAATGCTATCTGGAGAGGAAGAGGATGTACGTTCGTTGCTATTTAGTCGCACGATTCACGTTCGATGCAATCAACATAAAGATGAAGGCGAATGACGCTTCGTTTTGACGTACAAGTTTGACGTGAGAAAGCAGAAAGTCTGCTTACATCGACCCATACTTGCCTTGTGCTATTTATCCAGTTGTACGAGAAATGATGAAGcaaagaatgtaataataaactctcattaatatctttaagGACCAACATCAAACCTTATAACATTCCTATAATAtcttaatgaataaaatagaCGCCGGTTAgtaagaataattatatttacaccTATGTGATTATTAatgattgatatatttaatgacactaattttattttagcatgAGTGAAATAATGATCGCGAAATCAAGATGTTGCGATAGTGACGTTTGTTATTACATTCTGCATTAAGCAGCCTCAATAAACAATCTTGATAAAACACGTCACTCGTTGAAATTCGCTTCTTAACGAATAGTACTAGTTGCCTCTAAAGGAAAAAGTTTTACCTCGGATTTCTATGTCTTATTATTTGTCGAGATCCTTATATTAAGATAAGAATAGGCATAAAGAGAGACTTACTAGTTTTCGGCGTCAAATACACAGATATTGCAGTTATGGGATCGTAACTCGGATCTCGATATAATTCGGTCACGAGCAAGTCGTTATCCTTCATTCGCAAAGGAAACTTTTGCATGTCTGAAATTCA
This sequence is a window from Temnothorax longispinosus isolate EJ_2023e chromosome 11, Tlon_JGU_v1, whole genome shotgun sequence. Protein-coding genes within it:
- the LOC139822502 gene encoding BTB/POZ domain-containing protein KCTD3 isoform X6; translated protein: MLCEDLTQSSCGDVLFYGYLPPPSIPLQEPVAVTANVSDVSVHIRVSSSSSSRVEGPSTSQSATTTNSTNQSTNGPQNHKGALGTHMRNSSLDYRLPQRGLPHSRTPSLDLRHARNNSADLNKLYKNDIGLIFGSQQVSSWVDPLRVQIIKAHHNWIVIAYAHFITCYRLKDSSGWQHVFTSPHIECIIERVAINAKMGSGADGKMVAISYGSQVRLWGVSEEGIKINVGTFNLNVRVEYLFFIGSQLVALSPTGKIGVWHAMTHHWQIQDVVPILSFDTAGSFLLLGCNNGSIYYIDMQKFPLRMKDNDLLVTELYRDPSYDPITAISVYLTPKTTSERGKGGLCGNWIEIAYGTKSGSVRVIVQHPETVGHGPQLFQTFTVHQSSVTKVTLSEKYLVSVCSEYNHVRSWAVTRFRGMISTQPGSTPEASFKIVSLEAIDPCVSYNAGNDFGPFGEQDDEQVFVQKVVPETDQLFVRLASNGKRVCVIQSVDGSIISSFYVHECEGSSRMGSRPRRFIFTGHSNGTIQMWDLTTALDPSFNATQATDTSGGPTPEELWKLLDQCELSNSHCSTPCISPSPSLLAAGPRIKSSNVLFLNQSQNPDATPGPSQV